The DNA sequence ATGGTGAAAGGAAATGCAGGTCTGAATATTGATGCAGCAAATACCAATATAGAGCTGTCTTCATCGGGAGGGTACTCAAACGCAACAAATTCGCAGGAGCAAACGCAGGTTACCCAAAATACGGGCGGTATAGCTTGGGCGCAATCTAAACTGCCGACCGGTGAGTACGTTTGGCAACTAGCTCCAGCCAATTCAAAAGCGCTGCTCGGTAAAGCATGGGATTCGGTTCTAGAGCCGCTACTTAAAATAAAGAATATGAGCAAGGTAGAGAATGTAATTGAGTCTGTCGCCAGAATTGAGGTCCGTTGCAGACGCGAAGATTTAGTTATATCCAATTTTGTTATTAAAGATCAAGGCGTTGTACAAAACATTAAAAACAAGATGCTTAACAACAAGATTGCAGCGGCGGAGGCATACATAAGGAATTCCCTATCTGACAGGAATCTTGATGTAAGAAATTTTTCGGATCCGTATGGATCTATTACACTCGCAGATTTGTTTATTGAAAAGCAAATAGAAGAATGACTAGCTGGCTAGCTGGAATAAATAAAATACTGTCTGCAAATACCGCAGACTTGAAAGAACTTGCCAGAACAGTCGGAGCCGAGCCAGAGATATTCTATGTCGGACAAGACCTGTCCGCATGTGATCTAAAAGACCAAGACTTGCGCGGAATGAACCTTACAGGTACCAATCTGACTTGGTCGAACCTAAACGAAAATACAAAAATTGATCCCCAGTTTGATCCCAGGTTTGTTTTTATTGAAGAATATGTAAATTTCAAAATTACATTAAAGATGGCTGCTCTCTTGCAGTCTTATTGTAATAATCGACACTACACCTATAAAGCATGGGCCGTTAAGAATCTGGTTGATGTCGCCGTTCGTGCTGATCATAGATTTAGTGGAAACTATGGACTATTTGTCGAAACAAACAGCCTATATGAGGAGATCCTCAGGGAGAAACGTAAGACAACTAGTATGCGGGTTTTGATATTCCTTAACATCCAACGCAAAGTATTTGAGCTTTCAATCTCTCGATATGGGCATTTTGATTCGGACATTTATGCGCGACTAATTCTGGAAGGAATTGTGCGAGATCGTCTGCCGAAGTTGAATTTCGACTCGTATGGTAATATTGATCCTTTCCAATTGTACCCTGACGTTTATGAAAACTATCAGCTATTATTGGCGTGACGCTTGAATAAGTGTTTGACAGAGATTGCAGTAGTGCGGCCTTAAAATCGCTCGAAAGGGGTTGGGGGCCAGCGCCCTAGCCGCAGGAGGCAGGCAGAAAGAGCGTTGTGCCAAGGCCTCGCCGTAGAAAAGATTCGACGGGGGAAGGCCAGTGTTGTCATCGTCAGCCTCGTGGCATAGCGGTAGGCGGCGTCCTGACCGAGGGGCGCCACGCCATAGTCGTAGATCGCGTCAAGGTCGCCTCGCGCCGCAGCGCTGAACCTAAGCCTTGGCAAGCAGGTTGCGAGCGCGGGCGTCGGCGAATATCTCCTCGATAGTCAGGTCGCAGACCTCGCTGGTGTCCCCTTCATCGAGTGCCGCATAGAGCGCCGCCTGCCGTGCGGCATCGTCGCGATCACGCACGACCAGATCGCTGAGATAGGCGTCGGCGTCGGGCCCGGCGCAGGTGGCGACCTGCCGGGCGATCCCTTCGCGGGCCGGTTCGGCATGGCGGGAGGGCGCATCGGACATGCCCGCAAATCTGCCCCCGATGGTCGCGCCCGTCAAAAAAAGGGGTCCGGGCAGCGCGGCTGGTGTGCGAGGTTTCCCAGGACGCGACACCCTCACCCGTGGCCGCGCTGC is a window from the Polymorphobacter fuscus genome containing:
- a CDS encoding pentapeptide repeat-containing protein gives rise to the protein MTSWLAGINKILSANTADLKELARTVGAEPEIFYVGQDLSACDLKDQDLRGMNLTGTNLTWSNLNENTKIDPQFDPRFVFIEEYVNFKITLKMAALLQSYCNNRHYTYKAWAVKNLVDVAVRADHRFSGNYGLFVETNSLYEEILREKRKTTSMRVLIFLNIQRKVFELSISRYGHFDSDIYARLILEGIVRDRLPKLNFDSYGNIDPFQLYPDVYENYQLLLA